A part of Melittangium boletus DSM 14713 genomic DNA contains:
- a CDS encoding DUF2381 family protein, which produces MRPGSWLLLLAPLLSASALAQARPGEANLQRRVLVTASRSEDTSPLELHVRAHAATRILFEPPLRPGSVKLETQEERLQFLPSDDGALVVIPLREPSEGERMTFTVETEPGAAPLRFELVFPRDTMDLWVRVVHAKNGTSEEDAAVAIARQLLSAPGAQATLAVPQKMGELETPRSRGEVESLLWMGPRFFITLTVRNRKTSVPPWRLVQARMRTTLPDGVILEWPAQFYSRAPNGFRQRHVVTSQMPEGAHQLELALDSEDAPGDFQPIAQDEARAKP; this is translated from the coding sequence ATGCGTCCTGGTTCCTGGCTCCTTCTGCTCGCGCCCCTGCTGTCCGCTTCCGCCCTCGCCCAGGCTCGGCCCGGCGAAGCCAACCTTCAACGGCGCGTCCTCGTGACCGCGTCCCGGTCCGAGGACACCTCGCCACTTGAGTTGCACGTGCGCGCCCACGCGGCCACGCGGATCCTGTTCGAGCCGCCCTTGCGGCCCGGTTCCGTGAAGCTCGAGACCCAAGAGGAACGCCTCCAGTTCCTGCCCTCGGACGATGGGGCGCTGGTCGTCATTCCTCTCCGGGAGCCCTCCGAAGGCGAGCGGATGACCTTCACCGTGGAGACCGAGCCCGGCGCCGCGCCCCTGCGCTTCGAGCTCGTCTTCCCCAGGGACACGATGGACCTGTGGGTGCGCGTGGTGCACGCGAAGAATGGGACCTCCGAGGAAGACGCGGCCGTCGCCATCGCCCGGCAACTGCTCTCGGCGCCGGGGGCCCAGGCCACGCTCGCGGTTCCCCAGAAGATGGGGGAGTTGGAGACCCCGCGCTCGCGTGGAGAGGTCGAGTCCCTGCTGTGGATGGGACCTCGATTCTTCATCACCCTGACGGTGCGCAACCGCAAGACGAGCGTACCGCCCTGGCGCCTGGTCCAGGCCCGCATGCGCACGACCCTCCCGGATGGGGTCATCCTCGAATGGCCCGCCCAGTTCTACTCGCGAGCCCCGAATGGCTTCCGCCAGCGGCACGTCGTCACCAGCCAGATGCCCGAAGGCGCGCACCAGCTGGAACTGGCCTTGGACAGTGAGGACGCTCCGGGAGATTTCCAACCCATCGCCCAGGATGAGGCGAGGGCGAAGCCATGA